In Streptomyces durocortorensis, a genomic segment contains:
- a CDS encoding ABC transporter permease has protein sequence MTQPAPSAQHNGPDKGDPTGPAGPPPSKTGGERPGLGLRFDVRTLSLLGVLAALVLVGGITEPDAFLDTGNLQLILTQASVIGVVTVGMTFVITSGGIDLSVGAMVALASVWATTLATQEYGFAGIAFTAVIVGVAAGLVNGVLIAYGGMVPFIATLAMLASARGLALQITDGKTQIVTVDSVLNLGLPDSYILGVPPLVIMFAVVTIVGWLILNRTTFGRRTVAVGGNAEAARLAGIDVRRQRLYLYVLSGLCCGIAAFMLIVLSGSGQNTNGNLYELDAIAAAIIGGTLLSGGRGTIVGSVLGVLVFTTITNIFALNNLQSDVQQIAKGAIIVAAVLVQRRTLRGGET, from the coding sequence ATGACACAGCCCGCCCCGTCGGCGCAGCACAACGGGCCGGACAAGGGGGACCCCACCGGTCCCGCCGGCCCGCCGCCGTCGAAGACGGGCGGTGAGCGGCCCGGCCTCGGCCTGCGGTTCGACGTCCGGACCCTGTCCCTGCTCGGCGTGCTCGCCGCCCTCGTCCTGGTCGGCGGCATCACCGAACCGGACGCCTTCCTGGACACCGGGAACCTCCAGCTGATCCTGACCCAGGCGTCCGTCATCGGGGTCGTCACCGTCGGCATGACCTTCGTCATCACCAGCGGCGGCATCGACCTCTCCGTCGGAGCCATGGTCGCCCTCGCCTCCGTCTGGGCGACGACCCTGGCCACCCAGGAGTACGGCTTCGCGGGCATCGCGTTCACCGCCGTGATCGTCGGTGTCGCCGCCGGACTCGTGAACGGCGTCCTCATCGCGTACGGCGGAATGGTCCCGTTCATCGCGACGCTCGCCATGCTCGCCTCGGCCCGCGGTCTCGCGCTCCAGATCACCGACGGCAAGACCCAGATCGTCACCGTCGACTCGGTGCTGAACCTCGGCCTGCCCGACTCCTACATCCTCGGGGTCCCGCCGCTCGTCATCATGTTCGCCGTGGTCACGATCGTCGGCTGGCTGATCCTCAACCGCACCACCTTCGGCCGCCGGACGGTCGCCGTCGGAGGCAACGCGGAGGCCGCCCGGCTCGCCGGAATCGACGTCCGCCGCCAGCGCCTCTACCTCTACGTCCTGTCCGGCCTCTGCTGCGGCATCGCCGCCTTCATGCTGATCGTTCTGTCCGGATCCGGACAGAACACCAACGGCAACCTCTACGAGCTCGACGCCATCGCCGCCGCGATCATCGGCGGGACCCTGCTCAGCGGCGGCCGCGGCACCATCGTCGGGTCCGTCCTCGGAGTCCTCGTCTTCACCACGATCACCAACATCTTCGCGCTCAACAACCTCCAGAGCGACGTCCAGCAGATCGCCAAGGGCGCCATCATCGTCGCCGCCGTCCTCGTCCAGCGCCGCACCCTGCGCGGCGGCGAAACCTGA
- a CDS encoding substrate-binding domain-containing protein, producing MPETSRRGLLFGAAAVSTGALLTACTSNEPKNAEPAGNSQPAADDKPGKPVTIGFAGPQADHGWLNAINVNAKSRAGKYSEVTLEITEGSNDTAAQIGQVKTLINKKVDVLVILPADGKALTQVGLEAMKAGIPVVNLDRVFASPQAYRCWVGGDNYGMGLNAGHYIGEQLKGKTNAKVVELAGIDNLELTKQRSQGFSDALKNYPDIKLVARQAADFTVESGQAKMAQLLQAQKQFDALWNHDDDQGVGALRAIEQAGRDEFIMVGGAGAKSAMEAIKADDGVLKATVLYPPTMAASAIDLARALGQSKGISGLSEMEIPTSLTLYSAVVTKDNIDQYLPTGFN from the coding sequence ATGCCAGAAACCAGCCGCAGAGGGCTGCTGTTCGGAGCCGCAGCCGTCTCCACGGGCGCCCTCCTCACCGCCTGCACCAGCAACGAGCCGAAGAACGCCGAGCCCGCGGGCAACAGTCAGCCCGCGGCCGACGACAAGCCGGGCAAGCCCGTCACCATCGGCTTCGCCGGACCCCAGGCCGACCACGGCTGGCTCAACGCCATCAACGTGAACGCCAAGTCCCGGGCGGGGAAGTACTCCGAGGTGACGCTGGAGATCACCGAGGGCTCCAACGACACCGCCGCCCAGATCGGCCAGGTCAAGACCCTCATCAACAAGAAGGTCGACGTCCTCGTCATCCTCCCCGCCGACGGCAAGGCCCTCACCCAGGTCGGCCTGGAGGCCATGAAGGCCGGCATCCCCGTCGTCAACCTGGACCGCGTCTTCGCCTCCCCCCAGGCCTACCGATGCTGGGTCGGCGGCGACAACTACGGCATGGGCCTCAACGCCGGGCACTACATCGGCGAACAGCTCAAGGGCAAGACGAACGCCAAGGTCGTCGAACTGGCCGGGATCGACAACCTGGAGCTGACCAAGCAGCGCAGCCAGGGCTTCTCCGACGCGCTCAAGAACTACCCCGACATCAAGCTGGTGGCCCGTCAGGCCGCCGACTTCACCGTCGAGTCGGGCCAGGCGAAGATGGCTCAACTCCTCCAGGCGCAGAAGCAGTTCGACGCCCTGTGGAACCACGACGACGACCAGGGCGTCGGAGCGCTGCGCGCCATCGAGCAGGCGGGTCGCGACGAGTTCATCATGGTCGGCGGGGCCGGGGCCAAGTCCGCCATGGAAGCCATCAAGGCCGACGACGGAGTCCTGAAGGCCACCGTCCTCTACCCGCCGACGATGGCCGCTTCCGCCATCGACCTCGCGCGCGCCCTCGGCCAGAGCAAGGGCATCAGCGGCCTCTCCGAGATGGAGATCCCGACCTCGCTGACCCTGTACTCCGCCGTGGTCACCAAGGACAACATCGACCAGTACCTGCCGACGGGCTTCAACTGA
- a CDS encoding Gfo/Idh/MocA family protein, with product MARSQETETQTAAAPPPQQAPGTLGVGMVGYAFMGAAHSQGWRTAGHVFDLPVRPALAAICGRDRAAVDAAAARHGWAAAETDWRALIVRDDVQLIDICTPGDSHAEIAIAALEAGKHVLCEKPLANTVAEAEEMVRAAEAAKARGQVAIVGFNYRKVPAITYARQLIADGRLGTLRHVRASYLQDWLVDPASPLTWRLQRERAGSGALGDLGAHIVDLAQYLAGELLTGVSAVAETFVRERPLLAGPVAGLSGGADATELGDVTVDDAAVFTGRLASGALASFEATRMAAGRKNALRLEINGELGSLAFDLERLNELSFHDHTEPAATAGFRRILVTEPEHPYLEAWWPPGHGLGYEHTFVHQARDVIRTITEGTEPRPSFADGLQVQRVLAAVEESAAKNSVHTPVPS from the coding sequence ATGGCCCGTAGTCAAGAGACGGAAACGCAGACCGCCGCAGCACCGCCGCCGCAGCAGGCGCCGGGAACGCTCGGGGTCGGCATGGTCGGTTACGCGTTCATGGGCGCCGCCCACTCCCAGGGCTGGCGCACCGCGGGACACGTCTTCGACCTGCCGGTGCGGCCCGCTCTCGCCGCGATCTGCGGACGCGACCGTGCGGCGGTCGACGCCGCGGCCGCCCGGCACGGCTGGGCGGCCGCCGAGACCGACTGGCGGGCGCTGATCGTCCGGGACGATGTCCAGCTCATCGACATCTGCACCCCCGGTGACAGCCATGCGGAGATCGCCATCGCCGCCCTGGAGGCGGGCAAGCACGTGCTGTGCGAGAAGCCGCTCGCCAACACCGTCGCGGAGGCCGAGGAGATGGTCCGCGCCGCCGAAGCGGCGAAGGCACGCGGCCAGGTGGCGATCGTCGGCTTCAACTACCGCAAGGTGCCCGCCATCACGTACGCCAGGCAGCTCATCGCGGACGGCCGCCTCGGCACCCTGCGCCACGTCCGGGCCAGCTACCTCCAGGACTGGCTGGTGGACCCCGCCTCCCCGCTGACCTGGCGGCTCCAGCGCGAACGCGCGGGCTCGGGCGCGCTCGGCGACCTGGGGGCGCACATCGTTGACCTCGCCCAGTACCTGGCGGGGGAGCTGCTGACCGGGGTGTCGGCCGTGGCCGAGACCTTCGTGCGGGAGCGGCCGCTGCTCGCCGGGCCCGTCGCCGGTCTCTCCGGCGGCGCGGACGCGACGGAGCTGGGCGACGTGACCGTGGACGACGCCGCGGTCTTCACCGGCCGCCTCGCCTCCGGGGCGCTGGCCTCCTTCGAGGCGACCCGGATGGCGGCGGGACGCAAGAACGCGCTGCGGCTGGAGATCAACGGGGAGCTGGGGTCGCTCGCCTTCGACCTGGAACGGCTCAACGAGCTCTCCTTCCACGACCACACCGAACCCGCCGCCACCGCCGGCTTCCGCCGCATCCTGGTCACCGAACCCGAACACCCCTACCTGGAGGCCTGGTGGCCGCCGGGCCACGGCCTCGGCTACGAGCACACCTTCGTCCACCAGGCGCGCGACGTGATCCGCACGATCACCGAAGGCACCGAACCCCGGCCCTCGTTCGCGGACGGGCTCCAGGTGCAGCGGGTGCTCGCCGCCGTCGAGGAGAGCGCCGCCAAGAACTCCGTACACACCCCGGTCCCCTCCTAG
- a CDS encoding sugar phosphate isomerase/epimerase family protein, which produces MPRPFTLFTGQWADLPLEEVCRHARDFGYDGLELACWGDHFEVDKALADPGYLDGRHQLLDKYGLKCFAVSNHLVGQAVCDSPIDERHQGILPARIWGDGEAEGVRQRAAAEIADTARAAAAFGVDTVVGFTGSSIWHLVAMFPPVPPHMIERGYEDFAERWNPILDVFDAEGVRFAHEVHPSEIAYDYWTTARALEAVDHRPAFGLNFDPSHFVWQDLDPVGFLYDFRDRIYHVDCKEARKRLDGRNGRLGSHLAWGDPRRGWDFVSAGHGDVPWEDVFRMLRSIGYEGPISVEWEDAGMDRLTGAPEALASLKRFDFDPPSASFDAAFGGGE; this is translated from the coding sequence ATGCCCCGACCCTTCACCCTGTTCACCGGCCAGTGGGCCGACCTCCCGCTGGAGGAGGTCTGCCGCCACGCCCGGGACTTCGGCTACGACGGCCTCGAACTCGCCTGCTGGGGAGACCACTTCGAGGTCGACAAAGCCCTCGCGGACCCCGGCTACCTGGACGGCAGGCACCAACTGCTCGACAAGTACGGGCTGAAGTGCTTCGCCGTCTCCAACCACCTGGTCGGCCAGGCGGTCTGTGACAGCCCGATCGACGAACGCCACCAGGGCATCCTGCCCGCCCGAATCTGGGGCGACGGCGAGGCCGAAGGCGTACGGCAGCGGGCCGCCGCCGAGATCGCCGACACCGCACGGGCAGCCGCCGCCTTCGGCGTCGACACGGTGGTCGGATTCACCGGATCCTCGATCTGGCACCTCGTCGCGATGTTCCCGCCGGTCCCGCCCCACATGATCGAGCGGGGCTACGAGGACTTCGCGGAGCGCTGGAACCCGATCCTGGACGTCTTCGACGCGGAGGGAGTGCGCTTCGCCCACGAAGTGCACCCGAGCGAGATCGCGTACGACTACTGGACCACCGCGCGGGCCCTCGAAGCGGTGGACCACCGGCCCGCGTTCGGGTTGAACTTCGACCCGAGCCACTTCGTCTGGCAGGACCTCGACCCGGTCGGCTTCCTCTACGACTTCCGGGACCGGATCTACCACGTGGACTGCAAGGAGGCCCGCAAGCGCCTCGACGGCCGCAACGGCCGCCTGGGCTCGCACCTGGCCTGGGGCGACCCCCGGCGCGGCTGGGACTTCGTCTCGGCGGGGCACGGCGACGTGCCCTGGGAGGACGTGTTCCGGATGCTCCGGTCCATCGGCTACGAGGGCCCCATCTCCGTGGAGTGGGAGGACGCGGGCATGGACCGGCTGACCGGTGCGCCGGAAGCGCTTGCCAGCCTCAAACGGTTCGACTTCGACCCGCCGTCGGCCTCCTTCGACGCGGCCTTCGGCGGCGGCGAGTAG